DNA from Drosophila gunungcola strain Sukarami chromosome 3L unlocalized genomic scaffold, Dgunungcola_SK_2 000014F, whole genome shotgun sequence:
TCCAAAGTCAGacgttttaaattgttaatcaGTGATATATCGTGTCTGATATCGTTCTTCAATTCGAGCAGTTCGTGCTCGGTTTTAATAATGTCATCCGCATAAGCCTCGATATTTCGCTGCAATTGCCCGACCGATACCTCCATTTCCGGTCCCTTGTACCGTTCGTTTTGCAATCGATATAATCGGCACTTTTCCGATAACTGACGTGTCAGTGCGTATTCCTTTTCATAGCGAACATTCATGTCGGCATGAAGGGATGCCAGTTTATTGCGAACACTATTACGCATTGGCTTATCCTTTCGCCTCCTTATGCAGTTAttaaagttgttgttgttgttgcattcACTGGGGATCGCAGTCTTAAATGTTTCTATCGAAGCTTTGGTTACCTCGTGACGACTGCGCCTTCGACGTCGTTGCTTGGAAACCCGATTCTCGGCTAGTTTATATAGCTTGGCCTTGGCTGCATTTTCCGTACCCCTATAAAGTTGGTCTGGCATTATAACCAGTACCAAATCATCGGTCATCGATTGCTTTTG
Protein-coding regions in this window:
- the LOC128260103 gene encoding uncharacterized protein LOC128260103 isoform X2, which produces MGISAALIRKLRISLKHRDNFRDPQAMQLVPHTQETTSFSMIKWLKKLLHLKKGKKIMPKPTKTPPKMPNKLKEKSLLGQKQSMTDDLVLVIMPDQLYRGTENAAKAKLYKLAENRVSKQRRRRRSRHEVTKASIETFKTAIPSECNNNNNFNNCIRRRKDKPMRNSVRNKLASLHADMNVRYEKEYALTRQLSEKCRLYRLQNERYKGPEMEVSVGQLQRNIEAYADDIIKTEHELLELKNDIRHDISLINNLKRLTLEETTTGTVSVPQPSQEVKNTPQVAKSMQEMQFVDNIYEFCDNNASMLV